The following are from one region of the Vitis riparia cultivar Riparia Gloire de Montpellier isolate 1030 chromosome 9, EGFV_Vit.rip_1.0, whole genome shotgun sequence genome:
- the LOC117921838 gene encoding probable disease resistance protein At5g63020: MDCVSPILDVATRLWHCTAKRVVYIRELEENLNSLKSLTEELSNLSKDVMVSVEREEELQQSRRTHEVDDWLCAVQVMEAEVEEILQNGRQEIQQKCLGTCPKNCRSNYKLGKIVSRKIDVVTELKGKGHFYFVAHRLPYAPVDERPIGKTVGLDLMFQKVRRCLEDEQVRSIGLYGIRGVGKTTLLRKINNEYFGKRNDFDVVIWIVVSKPISIEKIQEVILKKLSTPYHKWKSSSKEEKTAEIFKLLKAKNFVILLDDMWDRLDLLEVGIPHLSDQTKSKVVLTMRSERVCDEMEVHERMRVGCLTPGEAFSLFCDKVGENILNSHPDIKRLAKIVVEECKGLPLALIVIGRSMASRKTPREWEQALQVLESYPAEFSGMGDQVFPILKFSYDHLDNDTIKSCFLYCSIFPEDHIIRNEGLIDLWIGEGFLNKFTDIHKARNQGDEIIRSLKLACLLESDVSEDTCKMHDVIRDMALWLSCEYGEEKHKSFVLEDVEVIFLERVTEQKSLEVNNEDDNFEEGYQVDLGCLVVDILQRNQNSQQSRHRALLWSVKSHVGLIDTYTGKIGSVDPIGKT; this comes from the exons ATGGATTGTGTGAGCCCAATCCTGGACGTCGCCACCCGCTTGTGGCATTGCACCGCCAAGCGTGTAGTTTATATTCGTGAGCTTGAAGAAAATCTCAACTCTCTGAAGAGCTTAACGGAGGAGCTGAGCAACTTAAGTAAGGATGTGATGGTAAGTGTTGAGCGTGAGGAGGAACTACAACAGAGTAGGCGTACGCATGAAGTGGATGATTGGCTCTGCGCTGTGCAGGTCATGGAAGCTGAAGTGGAAGAAATATTGCAAAATGGGCGTCAAGAAATCCAACAGAAATGCCTCGGAACCTGTCCTAAGAATTGCAGGTCAAACTACAAGCTGGGGAAGATTGTGAGTAGAAAGATCGATGTTGTGACTGAATTGAAGGGCAAAGGGCATTTTTATTTTGTGGCTCATAGGTTGCCCTATGCTCCAGTGGATGAGAGACCGATCGGGAAGACTGTGGGCTTAGACTTGATGTTCCAGAAGGTTCGGAGATGCCTGGAAGATGAGCAAGTAAGAAGTATTGGGTTGTATGGAATTAGGGGTGTTGGAAAAACGACCCTCTTGCGGAAAATCAATAATGAGTATTTTGGTAAAAGAAACGATTTTGATGTGGTGATATGGATAGTGGTGTCGAAACCAATCAGTatagaaaaaattcaagaagtgATTCTGAAGAAATTATCGACCCCATATCACAAATGGAAGAGTAGTAGCAAGGAGGAGAAGACTGCAGAAATATTCAAGTTGTTGAAAGCCAAAAACTTTGTGATATTGCTTGATGATATGTGGGACCGACTGGATCTCTTGGAGGTGGGGATCCCTCATTTGAGTGATCAAACGAAATCCAAAGTAGTACTCACTATGCGATCTGAACGAGTATGCGATGAAATGGAAGTTCATGAGAGGATGAGGGTAGGGTGTTTGACACCGGGTGAAGCATTTTCTCTGTTCTGTGATAAGGTTGGTGAGAATATCCTGAATTCACATCCAGATATAAAAAGGCTTGCTAAGATTGTTGTTGAAGAATGTAAAGGACTGCCACTTGCCCTTATCGTCATTGGGCGATCAATGGCTAGCAGGAAAACTCCTCGGGAGTGGGAGCAAGCATTACAAGTACTGGAAAGTTACCCAGCAGAGTTTTCAGGTATGGGAGATCAGGtctttccaattttgaaattcagtTACGATCACTTGGACAATGATACCATCAAATCATGTTTCCTATATTGTTCTATATTCCCTGAAGACCATATAATTAGGAATGAAGGCCTCATAGATCTTTGGATCGGGGAGGGGTTTTTGAACAAATTTACTGATATACACAAAGCACGCAATCAAGGAGATGAGATTATTAGAAGCTTAAAACTTGCATGTCTCTTGGAAAGTGATGTATCGGAAGACACTTGTAAGATGCATGATGTGATCCGTGACATGGCTCTTTGGTTATCATGTGAATATGGGGAAGAAAAGCACAAAAGTTTTGTACTAGAAGATGTTGAG GTTATATTTCTTGAGCGGGTGACTGAACAGAAGTCTCTGGAGGTTAATAATGAGGATGACAATTTTGAAGAAGGGTATCAGGTGGATTTGGGTTGTTTAGTTGTTGATATTTTGCAGAGAAATCAGAATTCCCAACAGAGTCGGCATCGCGCGCTGTTGTGGTCAGTGAAGTCCCATGTTGGCTTAATTGATACATATACTGGGAAGATTGGGTCAGTGGACCCAATTGGGAAGACCTGA
- the LOC117921837 gene encoding uncharacterized protein LOC117921837 — protein sequence MGTQLLFIDIMASLELLLKQMRGRRITERERNKLKQTLADIASLIPVTILMLLPVSVVGHAAILAAIKKYVPSLIPSPYSSERLDVVKQLKRSKKMEVQTLSNQEDASSAISKING from the exons ATGGGCACTCAGCTGCTCTTCATAGACATCATGGCTTCTCTGGAGCTTCTGCTAAAGCAAATGCGTGGCCGCAGGATTAcagaaagggaaagaaataaGCTAAAACAAACACTAGCCGATATTGCTTCACTTATCCCAGTTACAATTCTAATGCTACTCCCT GTATCTGTTGTAGGGCATGCGGCCATCTTAGCAGCTATAAAGAAGTACGTGCCATCCTTG ATCCCATCCCCTTATTCTTCCGAGCGACTAGATGTTGTAAAACAACTTAAAAGAAGCAAGAAGATGGAAGTTCAGACACTGAGCAACCAAGAGGATGCATCCTCTGCTATCTCAAAAATAAATGGTTGA